The following coding sequences are from one Phenylobacterium glaciei window:
- a CDS encoding efflux RND transporter periplasmic adaptor subunit, with protein MAARPYLIGALGAALLLGACGETKPTLPVAKSAPMVGRLAIRSQLIADLKPVPGALTTRDMAEARARISGLLVSLEVKEGDFVRQGQLIARVKDDRLALQTGAFDAQTAAAAAEAARARADLARTRTLFNQGVYAQARLDQVDAQAKAAEANLAAARAQRDASAELGAQGAILAPAAGRVLIANVPVGSVVMAGQSVARITAGPMVVRIELPEGQARALKVGDVVQLAAEDLRGIAAAGTIIQVYPSVTAGQVTADITAPGLPQDLIGQRVRAGVKVGERQALVAPRAYVSTRFGVDYVRLVRADGAVSETPVQTTAGPTADTLEILSGLRPGDVLTPAGAIR; from the coding sequence CCATGGTCGGGCGGCTGGCGATCCGTAGCCAGCTGATCGCCGACCTCAAGCCCGTGCCGGGCGCCCTTACCACCCGCGACATGGCCGAGGCCCGGGCCCGGATCTCGGGCCTGCTGGTGAGCCTGGAGGTCAAGGAGGGCGACTTCGTCCGCCAGGGTCAGCTCATCGCCCGGGTCAAGGATGACCGCCTGGCCCTTCAGACGGGCGCCTTCGACGCCCAGACCGCCGCCGCCGCCGCCGAGGCCGCCCGGGCCCGCGCCGACCTGGCCCGCACCCGAACCCTCTTCAACCAGGGCGTCTACGCCCAGGCCCGCCTCGATCAGGTCGACGCCCAGGCCAAGGCCGCGGAGGCCAACCTCGCCGCGGCCCGCGCCCAGCGCGACGCCAGCGCCGAACTCGGCGCCCAGGGCGCGATCCTGGCGCCCGCGGCCGGACGGGTCTTGATCGCCAACGTGCCCGTCGGCTCGGTGGTCATGGCCGGCCAGTCGGTCGCCCGGATCACCGCCGGGCCCATGGTCGTCCGGATCGAACTGCCCGAGGGCCAGGCCCGCGCCCTGAAGGTCGGCGACGTGGTCCAGCTGGCGGCGGAGGACCTGCGCGGGATCGCCGCCGCCGGGACCATCATCCAGGTCTATCCCTCGGTCACCGCCGGCCAGGTCACCGCCGACATCACTGCGCCCGGCCTGCCCCAGGACCTGATCGGCCAGCGCGTGCGCGCCGGGGTCAAGGTGGGCGAACGCCAGGCCCTGGTGGCGCCGCGGGCCTATGTCTCCACCCGCTTCGGGGTCGACTATGTCCGTCTGGTTCGGGCCGACGGCGCGGTCTCCGAGACCCCGGTCCAGACCACCGCCGGACCCACGGCCGACACCTTGGAGATCCTCTCCGGCCTTCGCCCCGGCGACGTCCTGACCCCGGCCGGAGCGATCCGATGA